The genomic interval GACAGTCAAACTCTGCTCGCGCCCGGTGGTCTTATCCATGGCCGACACTTGCAGAATGCCGTTGGCGTCGATATCAAAAGACACCAGCACCTGGGGTACGCCGCGCGGTGCGGGGGGAATGCCCATCAGCTTGAAGCGACCCAGGGATTTGTTGTCGGCCCCCATTTCGCGCTCGCCCTGGAGCACATGCACTTCTACTGATGTCTGGTTATTCTCCGAGGTGGAGAAGATATCCGATCGCCGCACCGGAATCGTGGTGTTGCGAGGAATTACCTTCTTCATCACGCCGCCGATAGTCTCCAGTCCCAAGGACAGAGACGTGACATCTAGCAGCATGATGTCCTGCACTTCCTGGGTGATGATGCCTGCCTGCACGGCGGCACCCACAGCCACGGCTTCATCAGGGTTCACGTTTTGGCTGGGTTCGAGGCCAATCAGACCGCGCACCAAGTCCTGCACCATGGGCATGCGGCTGCCGCCGCCCACCAGCACGACTTCGTCAACATCATTGGGGGTGAGGCCCGCATCGCTGAGGGCCTGCTTGAGGGGCGCGCGTAGGGCGCTGACCAGGTCGCCGCAGAGGCCTTCGAACTGCGATCGGCTCAGGCGCGTCTCAATATGCTTAGGGCCTTCAGGGCTCGCGGTGATAAACGGCAGGCTGATTTCGGTACTGGCTACGCCAGAAAGCTCGATCTTGGCTTTCTCGGCCGCCTCAGTTAGTCGTTGTAGAGCCTGGCGATCTTTGCGCAGGTCAATGCCCTCTTTTTCGAGGAATTCATCGGCCAGCCAGTCAACAATTTTGGTGTCGAAGTTGGTGCCGCCCAGCTGAGTATCGCCCGAGGTCGATCGCACCTCAAACACCCCATCGCCCACGTCGAGAATCGACACGTCAAAGGTGCCGCCCCCCAAGTCAAACACCAGAATGGTTTCGTTCTGCACCTGGTCGAGACCGTAAGCCAACGCTGCCGCCGTGGGCTCGTTCAAAATGCGCTTGACTTCCAGCCCGGCGATCCGCCCGGCGTTGCGGGTGGCCTGGCGCTGGGCGTCGTTAAAGTAGGCGGGCACGGTGATCACCGCCCCGGTCACTGGCTGGCCCAGGTAGCGACTGGCCTCATCCGCCAGCTTGCGCAGCACGATGGCCGAAATTTCTTCGGGGGCAAAATCTTTTTCAAGGCGGGGGCAGCGAATTTTGACGTTGCCTAAATCATCGCGGCGAATCGTGTAGGGCACCCGCTTAGAGGATGGGTCGAGCTCGGCGTAGCGACGACCCATATAGCGCTTGACACTATAAAAGGTGTTTTGGGGATTGAGCACCGCCTGCCTGCGGGCCATCTGCCCCACCAGCCGCTCGCCCTCTTTGCTAAACGCCACTACCGAGGGCGTAGTCCGCATCCCTTCGGCGTTGGCAATCACTACCGGCTTGCCGCCCTCCATTACAGAGACCACGGAGTTGGTCGTACCCAGGTCGATGCCAACTACTTTTCCCATGCGCTCTGGCGTCTCCTTATCTGTCGGACTGCGTGCTCAATGAAGGTTAGCACCGAGGGGGCATCGCTTCTGCCAACCTACTTACATCAACTTTCTTAATGATAGTCTGTCACAGGCTGGCCTAGATTCTACCGCACGGCTTTTGGAGGCTTAGTAAAGGTTGAAAGAGAGAGGATAAAGGTGATTGGCTTAGCAGTATCTCTGAGCCTACGAATGGCCTAGACTGGAGCTATCTTGAGAGCGCTTAGCCTTCTTTGGTTTATGGTGCAGACGCAGCCCAGGTTCTATAGCTTTGAAGAGTATCTGGCCTACGACGACGGCACGGAACATTTTTACGAGCTATTTAATGGAGAACTGATTGCGGTGCCGCCAGAGTCGGGGCAAAACGTACAAATTGCCAATCGCCTGCTGCTAGTCTTTGCGCTGCTATTAGGAATAGACCGGGTGCGGGGGCATGGCCTGGAGCTAGAAGTCAGGGGTGAACCAAAAAATCGTTATCCTGACCTGACGGTAATTCAGCCTGAACACATCGAGCTGTTGGCGAAGCGCAACACCATTCGCCTGACGATGCCGCCCCCAGCGCTGGTGGTCGAGGTAGTTAGCCCTGGAGAATTGCAGTGGGAGCGCGACTACGTAGCTAAGCGTGCCCAGTATGAAGACTTAGGCATTCCTGAATACTGGATCATCAACCCCCAAGATCGCACGGTGCTGGTGCTAGCGCAGCAGGGTCGGGGGTTTGACCCGGTAGGAACCTTTGCCGGAGAGCAACGCATAGAGTCGGCCCAGTTCGCCGATCTTACGCTGACCGCCGCTCAACTTTTTGCGGCGGGGTTGCCGGAATAGAACGCCATAGTAGGGGTGCAGTTTTATTGACCGCGATCGCACCCTGCCTGCAGACTTTCAAAGACAATCCTTAGGGTAACCACCCTCTATGCGCATCAATCTGAATATTCCTGATGAAGTTGCCCAGTGCCCAACCTTTTCTAGGTCCGACTGGCTGCGGGAAATGGCGATTTCCTTGTTTGAGCAGGAGCGGGTTACCTTGGGCATCGCCAGCCAGATTGCAGGCATCCACCTAATGGAGTTTCAAAGAATCATCGGCAGTCGCGGCGTTTGTGCCCACTACGATGCCGAAGAGTTTGTTAACGACATTGAAAACCTGCGCAGCCGGGGTTGGCTATGACCATTGTGAGCGATGCTTCATCTCTGGGCAGCTTGGCCCTGATTGACTGCCTCTGGCTGCTGGAAGCGCTCTACGGCACTGTGGTGATTTCAGACGTGGTGGCGAGGGAGCTAGCAACAGCTAAGAATGCTCGCATTCAGGCGGTGTTATCGGTCAGTTGGGTCAAGGTGCGGGTGCCGACGGAGAGTGCGATCGCAACCATTCAGCAGCAAGGCCAGCAGCTCGACCTGGGCGAAACTCAAACCCTGGCCCTGGCCCTCCAGCTCAACGCCGACGAACTGCTGATCAACGAGCGCAGAGGACGGCAGGTCGCCCAAGCGCTGGGTCTGTCGGCGATCGGCATCGTTGGCATTGTCATCGTCGCCAAGCAGCGGGCGCTGATTCCCAGCGTGCGACGGGTGATGGATGCCCTGGTGGAGCTGGCTGGCTTTCGCATCAGCCACCAGCTTTACCAAAAGATTCTTAAGTTTGTCGATGAAATCTAAGGTCTCAGCGAACGGGGTTCAGGGTTTAAGGTTCAGGGTTCAGGGCTGCACCTTAAACCCTAAACCCTAGACCTAATACCTCAAACCCGTTAGCCCTTGATACCCAGCAACTCCCCAGGTTCACCATCAAAATGACAGGATCCCTAGGTACACTGTCTTTAATGCAATAGTCCCCGCGCTCCAGGTTTTGTGATGACGGCCACCGTTCCCGCTCTCTCCGCCCAGTACGACCCCACGCAGACCGAAACCAAGTGGCAGGCTCAGTGGGAAGAGAACCAGGTCTTTAAAGCCGACCCCGACCACCCCGGCGAACCCTACTGCGTGGTGATTCCGCCGCCGAACGTGACCGGCAGTCTGCACATGGGCCACGCCTTTGAGAATGCGCTGATCGACACTCTGGTGCGCTACCAACGTATGGCTGGGCGCAACACCCTGTGGCTGCCGGGCACCGACCACGCCAGCATTGCGGTGAGCACGATTTTAGATCGGCAGTTCCAAGATGAGGGGTTGAAGAAGGAGGATGTGGGGCGCGATCGCTACCTGGATCGCGCCTGGGAATGGAAGGCTGAGTCGGGTGGCACCATCGTCAACCAGCTGCGTAAGCTGGGCGTCTCGGTGGACTGGAGCCGCGAGCGCTTCACCATGGATGAAGGGCTCAACACTGCGGTGCTAACCGCCTTTACCCAGCTCTACGACGAGGGGCTGATCTACCGGGGCAACTACATGGTCAACTGGTGCCCCGCCAGCCAATCGGCGGTGTCTGACCTAGAGGTGGAGCAGCGGGAGGTAGACGGCCATCTGTGGCACTTCCGCTACCCCTTTACCGACGGTTCAGGCTACCTGGAAGTCGCTACCACCCGCCCCGAAACCATGCTGGGCGACACGGCAGTGGCAGTGAACCCCAACGACGATCGCTACCGCGACATGGTGGGCAAAACCTTGACACTGCCAATTGTGAACCGCGAAATTCCTGTCATCGCCGATGACTATGTCGATGCGGAGTTTGGCACCGGCTGCGTCAAAGTCACCCCTGCCCACGACCCCAACGACTTTGCCATGGGCCAGCGCCACAACCTGCCCATGGTCACCGTCATGAACAAAGACGGCACCATGAATGAAAACACTGCCCATTTTCAGGGGCTAGACCGTTTTGAAGCCCGCAGTGCAGTGGTGCGTCAGCTCGATAACGAAGGCTTTCTAGTGCGCATCGAGGACTACCGCCACACGGTGCCCTACAGCGATCGCGGCAAGGTGCCCATCGAGCCACTGCTCTCCACCCAGTGGTTCGTCAAAATTCGGCCTTTGGCAGACAAAGCGTTGGACTATCTCGACAACCGCCAAGAGCCCAAGTTTGTGCCCGAGCGCTGGACGAAGGTGTACCGCGACTGGCTGGTCAACCTCAAAGACTGGTGCATCTCGCGCCAACTGTGGTGGGGCCACCAAATTCCGGCTTGGTACGCCGTTAGCGAAACCAACGGCGAAATCACTGACGACACTCCCTTTTTCGTGGCAGCCACCGAAGCAGAGGCTAGGGAAAAGGCCACCGATCGCTATGGTGAATGGGTGGAACTGGTGCGCGACCCCGACGTACTCGACACCTGGTTTTCGTCAGGCCTGTGGCCCTTCTCAACCATGGGCTGGCCCGATGAATCGGCTCAGGACTTCCAGACCTACTACCCCACGACCACCCTGGTTACCGGCTTCGACATCATCTTCTTCTGGGTGGCCCGCATGACTCTGATGGCGGGGCACTTCACCGACACCATGCCCTTTGAGACCGTCTATATTCACGGTCTGGTGCGCGATGAAAACAACAAAAAGATGTCGAAGTCGGCCAATAACGGCATCGACCCCCTGGTGCTGATCAACAAGTACGGCACCGACGCCCTGCGCTACACCCTGATTCGCGAAGTTACCGGGGCGGGCCAAGACATTCGCCTGGAGTACGATCGCAACACCGACGAATCCGTCTCGGTGGAAGCTTCTCGCAACTTCACCAACAAGCTGTGGAACGCCTCCCGCTTTGTAATGATGAACCTGGGCGGGCAATCTCCCGACAGCCTAGGTGTGCCCGATGTAGCGGGGCTGGAGCTGGCTGATCGCTGGATTTTGTCTCGCTTTAACCGAGTTGTGCAGAGCGTGCGCGACAACCTAGACCAGTACGGCATGGGCGAAGCCGCCAAAGACCTTTACGAATTTGTGTGGGGCGACTTCTGCGACTGGTACATCGAGCTGGTCAAGCCCCGCCTCCAAGGGGAAGGCTCGTCGAAGTTCACTGCAGCTCAGCAAACCCTAGCCTTTGTGCTCGACGGCATTCTCAAACTGCTGCACCCGTTTATGCCCCACATTACCGAGGAGCTGTGGCACACCCTCAACCAGGTGGGCAACGACCAGTTTTTGGCTGTGCAGCCCTACCCTACGGTGCAGCCTGACCTCATTGACGATGCCCTAGAGCAGCAGTTTGCTCTGGTGTTTAACACCGTGCGCACTGTGCGCAACCTACGGGCTGAGGCCGGTATTAAACCCAGCCTGCGCATTGAGACCATTCTCGAAAGCGAGAGTGCTGACGAGCGCCATATTCTGCAAGCCACCGCCGACTACATCAAAGACCTGGGCAAAATCGATACCCTGGTGATTCTCGGTGGCAAGCAGCCGGTCTCTACAGCCCACAGCGGTGAAACGAGCGCTACATCGCTGAATTCCTCAACGGAGCTGAGCGACAACCCGGTGGTGGCCGAAGTGCAAGGCTTCTGGCACAACCTGCTGCCCCTGCTTGACGACCCTCTGCACTACGGCGACTTGTTTTTTACCGCTTTGCGCCGTCCCGCTTTTACCATGCTGTGGATTTTGGTGGGTCTGGTGGCCCTCAAGTTTACGGGGGCGTTGGTGAGCGCGGTTGACAGCACCCCCATCTTTGGTGCCCTGATGGAGCTGGTGGGGCTGTGGGTGACGGTTAACTTTGTGCGGCAGAACTTGCTCAGCGGGGGCGATCGCGCCCGCCTCAATCAGACCTACCAGCAGTGGCGGCACAAGGTGCTTGACCCCGATATCGCAGCGCCAGCTCCCACCCCGGGCCTGCTGCCTGCGCCCGTGCCCCAAGAAGGCAGCGATGACGGTGCCCCCACCCCCCACGATGAGGGCCACGATACGGTTAGAGGGGATGGGGAGCCGAATCAAAAGCTGTTTGCTGGGGTCACCGGCACCGTGCAGGTACTCATTCCTTTGACGGGCGTGGTAGATGTCGATGCCCTCAGAGCCAAGGTGGAAAAAGACCTGGGCAAGGTGGAGGCGGAGATCAAGTCGCTCTCGGGGCGGCTGAGCAACCCCGGCTTTGTGGACAAAGCCCCCGCCGATGTGGTGCAGGGAGCCCGCGATTCCCTGGCCGAGGCCGAAGCTCAGGCGACCATTCTCAAGGCGCGGCTGGCAATGCTTTAAGGGGCAACAGGCGCCAATTCTCTGACGGCGAAATCTCGAAAGACTTCCCCTACCCACTGAGCAAGGGATTTCCCCCTTGCAGGAATCCGCAATCGTCTACAAAAGGGGGTATGGGTAAGGACTTTACAGCTAAGGATTAGGATCAACTGAGCTACGGGGCATTCACTAAACTGGGCTCGATCTTTGAATGCGTACACAGAGTAGATCCGTTGCCCAAATCAAAACTGGCTCAGAGGTGCGAGCATTTTTAGCCCTGGCGGTGCCCCTGGCCGGGGCTCAAGTGGCCCAGGCTGCTGTTGGTTTTGTCGACACCCTAATGATGGGGCGACTGGGGGCCGAAACCTTGGCGGCGGGTGGCCTAGCGGCCATTAGCTTTCAGCTACTGCTGGCGGTGATCGGCGGGTTTGTGATGACCGTGGGGCCGCTGGTGGCCCAGGCCTTTGGGGCGGGGCAAAGGGAGCAGGTTGAGGCGATCGCTCGGCAGGGGTTTTGGCTCTCGCTAGGGCTGAGTCTGCCAATGATGGCGGTGCTGAGCCAGCTCGATCGGATGCTGCTGGGGCTGGGGCAGCCCGAGGCGATCGCCGCCCTCACCACCCCCTACTTTCAGGGGATTTTGTGGGGCGCATTTCCGGCCCTGGCCTTTGCCATGCTGAGGGGCTACGCGGCGGCCCTAGCTGAGGCCCAGGTAGTGATTGTGATTGTGCTGGTGGGCACAGTCTTCAACATTGTGGGCAACTATGCCCTGGGGTTTGGCAAATGGGGCTTCCCGGCCCTGGGGCTGGGGGGGCTGGGGCTATCTAGCGGGCTGAGCTACTGGCTGATGTTTGGGCTATTTTTGCTCTACACCCTCAAACACCCCAATTTGAAGGAATACCGCTTTTGGCGCGGCTGGCACCGATTGCAGCCCCGGTTGGTCGGTCGGCTGCTGGGCATGGGGGGCGAGATCGCCGTTACCATCGCCCTAGAATTTAGCCTGTTTGCCGTGGTCACGTTTTTGATGGGTATCCTTGGCCCTGAGGTGCTGGCCGCCCACCAAACCGTATACCAAACGATTTACCTGATTTTTATGGTGCCCTTGGGTATGTCCTACGCGGCGACGGCGCGGGTGGGACTGGCTTTTGGTCAGCAGGATATGGGCGCGGCGCGACGGGCAGGGTATATGGCGATGGCGATCGCCGCTGCCTTTATGCTCCTGGCCACCCTTGGGCTGCTGCTGTTTCGCCAGTCCATCATTGGCCTGTATCTAGATCTGCGCGACTCGACCAATGATCCGGTGGTCGCCCTGGCTCTGCCGATGCTTTTTGTGGCGGCACTGGCCCAACTTACCGACGGCGTTCAGCGAGTCGCTTCAGGGGCGCTCTACGGGCTGCAAGATACCCGCATGCCCATGGTGCTCAGCGGGCTAGCCTTCTGGGGCGTAGGGCTGACTACGGGCTATCTCCTAGGCTTTTGGCTTGGCCTCGACGGGGTTGGGCTGTGGATTGGCCAATCTATTGGGGTAGCCACCGCCGGAATAATTTTTGTGATCCGGTTCCATCGCTTGACCCGCCCCGGTCGGGCAGTCTGACAGCAGCGCACAAGCTCCAGGGCCATGGTGAGCCAGGGTAGTTTATGGACGCACGGTTTCGTAGCGAATGAGGCGACGAATGGTGTCTGTAGAAACATTCAGCCGCTGCGCCATTTCGGCCTCAATGGCCGCTGGTGATCGCATCGGTAGGTAAAAGTCGAGGGTGCGAGGCACCGGCTTCACCACAATCACCTCAACCCGAGTTGCCCGGCGATCGCCCCCAGCAGCCGGAGCCTGACCCTCGTTGTCAATGACCGCGCGAATGCTGAGAATGCCTTCGTCCTGCGCCGCCGTATTGGTCGCTAAAACCAGAGGTGCGATCGCCCGGCCCGCCACCCCCAGGTAGTGATGAGTCCAGCCGTAGCCAGCCAGCCAAAATGCGGCCCCCAACAGCCCCAGGGGTAGCCAAAACTCAAGGCCAGAGTGAGTAAGGAGACGTTTGAGCGCAGGCATAGGCGATGGGGAAAGTTGGGAAGTGGGTAATGTAGGGGATGATTCTCAAGCTTAACGTCACCAGCATCACATCCACCCATCCACCCACCCACTCATCCACCCATCCACCCGCCCACCCATCCACCCCTCTCCTCTTCACACTTCCCTTGGGTAAACTAATTAATGGTAAACAGCAGGTTAAGCTAGCAAAGCGAGAGTTGTAGCCTTGAGAACACTTGCTGCGTCATCCCAATCGGATGCAACCCACAGCCAGCTAGAACAAGCCCTGTAGGCCCTGGGCACCGAGCCCTGACAATGCCCTCGCTAAGCTCGTGCAACATCTGGCTCGCACCCATCGATGGCAGAGGCGATCGCTTCAGCATTCGCGAACTCTGTGCCTAAGCCCGTCTGATCCCATCCACTCACCTCCCATCCCCTCGTCTCCCCATCTCCCCATGTTTACCCGCAGCCGCAAACACCTCACCCAGTGGCTCATGCTGACCATGGGCAGCGTTTTTGTGGTGTTTGGCGGGTTGCTCTACGTCATTGAAGTGGAGCGGGAGCTAAACAAACTCGACCAGCAGCTCTACCGCGAAGCGGAGCTGATGATTAGCAGCGGCGGCGCTGACTCGTCGCCCAATCCGACCTACCCCGTGCAGTTTCAGATCAAAACGGTGCCGCTGCTGGGGGGCAGCACCCTCAGCGTTAGCTCAGATCTGGTCTACGCCCGCTGGTACGACACCAACAACCACCTGCTGATGTTTTTTGGGCCGCTGTCGGGCGATCAGCGCGACATTCAGCCTGGTTACAGAACTCTGACCTATGAGGGCCAACGCCTGCGCCAGATGACGGTGCCCATTGAGTCGGAGGGGCAAACCCTGGGGCACCTAGAACTGGCCACTACCCTGGTACCGGTGGAAACTGCCCTCAACCAAGTTCGACTGGTTTTAAGCCTGGGGCTGCCGGTGGGGGTGGGCCTGATTGGGCTGCTGAGCTGGTGGTTTGCGGGCCAGGTGATGCGGCCCATTCAGTTGTCGTACCAGCGATTAGAACAATTCAGTGCCGATGCTAGCCACGAGCTGAGGACGCCAATGGCCGCCATTCTCAGTCAGGCCGAGCTGGGGCTGATGACAGCTTCGCCCCAAGAGCAGGTGGCGCGGCTTCAGCACATTGCCGGGCTGGCCCAGTCGATGGGTCAGCTGATTAACAGTTTGCTGGTGCTGGTGACAGCCGATCGCTGGTCGGGCACCCAGCAGTGCAACCTCACCCTCTTGGTAAAAGAACTCGCCCGCGAGTATCAGCCTCAAGTCAAGGCTAAGGGGCTTTGGTGGCGGCTAGAGCTGCCCCAGGCCCCCCTCTGGGTGAATGGAGACGCCAATTTGCTCCGACAGGCGATTGCCAACCTGCTCAGCAATGCCTGCCGCTACACCGCTACCGGCGGAGAGGTCGCCCTCTCCCTCAGCCACCGCGTCGACCGAATTATTATTACTGTGCAGGACAGCGGCATCGGCATTCCGGCGGCCGATTTGCCCCGCGTGTTTGACCGCTTTTACCGGGTTGACAAGGCGCGATCGCGCGATACTGGCGGCTTCGGGCTGGGGCTGGCGATCGCCCAGCAAATTGTTCAGGCGCACCAGGGCAAACTTACTGTAGTCAGCACCGAAAACCAGGGGTCAACCTTCACCATTACCCTGCCGTTACTTCTGCCTGCCAATGCCCAGGGGCAACCTGCTCCCCCGCAGACCTCGGGTTACAAGGCAAAGTGCTAGACCAAACACGTCATTGATTTCTCGTCGGCCAGATTACTACGGAAGATGCTTGAAACCCCTCACTCTACCGTTGACCGTCAAAAACTGTCCGGAGTGCTGTTCCGATGATTGTTGAGCGCAAAGTATGGCTAGCAGCGGCTTTGCCCGTGGTTTTGGCGGTAGCGGCCTGCGGTGGCGGCTCTTCTCCCACCGCCGAGACCGACTCCGATGCTTCCCCAGTGTCCGCTGGCAATGGCAGCGGCACCACCATTGCGATCAGTGGCGCTGGGGCGACCTTCCCCGCGCCGATTTTTCAGCGCTGGTTTGACGCCTATACCCGGCAAGTTGACTTCGATGTGCAGGTGAGCTACCAGTCGGTGGGCAGTGGCGCTGGCCTAGAGCAGTACATCGCCGGCACCGTAGACTTTGGCGCGTCTGAGGCCCCAATTACCGATTCCGAAGATCTCACCCAGGCTTTCGTCGACGCCTTTGGTTACGCCCCCATTCAGGTGCCGATCACTGGCGGTTTATTATCGTTCTCCTATAATCTTCCTGGGATTGACGATCTGGAGCTGCGCCTTTCCCGCGATGTCTACTGCGGCATCGTCACGGGCGAAATTACCCAGTGGAGCGACCCTGCGATCGCAGCGATCAACCCCGATCTAGAGATGCCTGACCTGCCCATCACCTGGGCTCACCGCTCCGACAGTTCGGGCACCACCTTTGTCTTTGTCAACCACATTGACACCGTCTGCGACGGCTGGTCAGGCGGCGTTGGCACCTCCGTTGACTGGCCCGTGGGCATTGGCGGCCAGGGCAATGAGGGGGTAGCCGCTACGATTCAGCAAACCGAAGGCGCGATTGGCTATCTGTCCTACGCCTATGCTGCCCTCATGGACATCGATTCAGCGTTGGTAGAAAACAACGCCGGCAACTACGTCGAGCCCTCCCCTGAAACCGCAGGCAATGCCCTTCTCGATGAAGAAATACCAGACGACTTTGCCCTGCTTGTCCCCGACCCAACTGGCGAAAACTCCTACCCCATCGTCGGTCTAACCTGGGTGATGATCTACAAGAACTACGAAGACGCAGCCAAGTGGAACGCCATGCGCGACGTGTTTGAGTGGTCCCTCGGCTCCGAAGGCCGCGCCATTGCTGAGGAATTGCTCTATGTGCCTCTGCCTGAGCCGCTGGTGGAGCGGATTCAAGAGGTGTTTGATACCGTTAACGCGGGCTAATTTAAACCTCATTGCTCTGGGGTACCTAGTCAAGGCAGGGCGCTCTCGCTAACGTTTGCTGCGGCCTTTTGGCCGCGTGAAACCAGCCCTCGGGAAACTTGGTTAAAGGCTATAGGCCCCATTGCGCTGTGGGCAATTTTGAAGAGTTGTTTCGCCATAAGCGCGCTGGAAGCCTAAGCGCGTTCCTGAATTTGGCTAGGCCACACCAGGGAAGACGGGTTTAAAGCACAATTAAATCTATTCCCCTCCTCCAAGGTCATGGTTCAGAATCTCAAATTTGATGCGGTCAGCGATCGCCTGCCACCCCAAAACATTGAAGCCGAAGAGGCCATTTTGGGCGGTATTTTGCTCGACCCTGAAGCCATTAACCGGGTGATGGAGATTCTCACCCCTGACGCCTTTTACATCGGTGCCCACCGCGATATTTACAAAGGGGCGCTGGCCCTCCACGCCAAGGGGCAGCCCGCCGATCTAATGACCATCGCCGTCTGGCTAAAGGACAACGGCAAGCTCGAACAGGTGGGTGGTCAAACCCGCTTGGCTCAACTGGTCGATCGCACCATTAGCGCCGCCAACATCGACCAGTACGCCACTCTGGTGATGGATAAATACACCCGCCGCCTGCTGATTCAAACCGGCGGCGAGATCTCTCAGCTGGGCTACGACACGACCTTGCCCATTGAGAATGTGATGGATCAGTCGGAGCAACGGCTGTTTGGCATTACCCAGTCGCGACCCCAGGGAGGCTTGACCTCAACCTCCGATATTTTGATTGAGACGTTTTCGGAGATTGAGCAGCGATCGCTCGGCGTCGTGCTGCCCGGCATCCCCTGCGGCTTCTACGACTTAGATGCCATGACCCAGGGTTTTCAGCGCTCAGACCTGATTATCGCCGCTGCTCGTCCGTCAATGGGCAAGACCAGCTTTGTGCTCAATATAGCTCGCAACATTGCTGCTTTACAGAAGCTTCCTGTAGCTATTTATAGCTTGGAAATGTCGAAGGTGCAGTTGGTCTATCGCCTGCTCTCCAGCGAAGTGGAGATGGAAAGCAGCCGCCTGCGCACCGGACGCATTGCCCAGAACGAGTGGGAAAAACTGGGCCACGCCATCAGCATTCTCTCCCAGATGCCAATTTTCATCGACGACACTCCCAGCATTTCGGTGACCGAGATTCGCTCTCGCTGCCGCCGCCTCCAGGCCGAGCAGGGTGGAGCCCTAGGGCTGATTTTGATCGACTATCTGCAACTGATGGAGGGCGGCGGCGACAACCGGGTGCAGGAACTGTCGAAGATGACGCGATCGCTCAAGGGTCTCGCCCGCGAACTCAACGTGCCGATCATCGCCCTCTCCCAGCTCAGCCGGGGTGTCGAATCGCGCACCAACAAGCGCCCGATGATGAGTGATCTACGTGAATCTGGAGCGATCGAGCAGGACGCTGACTTGATCATGATGCTCTACCGCGAAGAGTACTACGACCCCGACACCCCCGATCGCGGCATTGCTGAAATCATCATCACTAAACACCGCAACGGCCCTACCGGCACCGTCAAACTGCTGTTCGAGCCGCAGTTTACCCGCTTCCGCAACCTGGCTACTCCGGGGATGTAGCGATCGCCGTTAGGCTCAACCGAAACCGCTGGAGAGCACTGGTCGTAACCCCTAGAGGGCTGCAACTCAACCTCCAGCGCTTAGATTTTGCTCCTTTGAGAGGTAATCTAGCGTTAACGCAGCCTCTCCTTTGGAGAAGCGCGACTCAACCTCAGGAGACCTCCCATGGGCGACATGATTAGCTTTAAGCGACCCGATGGCCAATCGTGCCAGGGCTACTACGTCGAGCCAGCCAGCGGCAGCACTGCCCCTGGCATTGTCGTGATTCAAGAGTGGTGGGGCCTCAACAACCAGATCAAGGGCGTGGCCGATCAGCTGGTTCAGCAGGGCTACCGAGTGCTGGTGCCCGACCTCTACAAGGGCGAAGTCACCGTCGAAACTGCCGAGGCCGAGCACCTGA from Nodosilinea sp. FACHB-141 carries:
- the dnaK gene encoding molecular chaperone DnaK, with product MGKVVGIDLGTTNSVVSVMEGGKPVVIANAEGMRTTPSVVAFSKEGERLVGQMARRQAVLNPQNTFYSVKRYMGRRYAELDPSSKRVPYTIRRDDLGNVKIRCPRLEKDFAPEEISAIVLRKLADEASRYLGQPVTGAVITVPAYFNDAQRQATRNAGRIAGLEVKRILNEPTAAALAYGLDQVQNETILVFDLGGGTFDVSILDVGDGVFEVRSTSGDTQLGGTNFDTKIVDWLADEFLEKEGIDLRKDRQALQRLTEAAEKAKIELSGVASTEISLPFITASPEGPKHIETRLSRSQFEGLCGDLVSALRAPLKQALSDAGLTPNDVDEVVLVGGGSRMPMVQDLVRGLIGLEPSQNVNPDEAVAVGAAVQAGIITQEVQDIMLLDVTSLSLGLETIGGVMKKVIPRNTTIPVRRSDIFSTSENNQTSVEVHVLQGEREMGADNKSLGRFKLMGIPPAPRGVPQVLVSFDIDANGILQVSAMDKTTGREQSLTVQGASNLEEGEVQRMIREAEEFAETDRLQRERVEKRNRAEALTFQAERLLREVALDFGMQFARDRRRRIEGLVQELRDYLEKSDERGIDIAQAELQDELYDLNREAYLYEAEDAPEGGILGQIGNTLKKTFSFDDDLDARPNYGYQGSTTWGNWDDDWDYDNRGGAGGQRYNSPAYDNRAYGTAGYNGQGYNNPNYNSPGYSDQGYGNQGYSERPSGGSSYGNSGYDQGYGNGYDRPQEPNRPQPPTSDYGRQDYGRQDYGQPGYDRQDYDRQDYRPSTDTPSAADDYRSYDQPSYGRQDYGQDAPRTQNSEPARPSYGDAGYGQSTYDDPRYDRPSAPEPGYGDADYRDAETERSGNRGYDDQGYDPYARDASPADRPNTASAAPRRDNSWEDDPWGQPASANRPAENPAPETRARPAPAERGADAARSVPPRQDNRRPAPRYDGDNWSDRDEWL
- a CDS encoding Uma2 family endonuclease; translated protein: MVQTQPRFYSFEEYLAYDDGTEHFYELFNGELIAVPPESGQNVQIANRLLLVFALLLGIDRVRGHGLELEVRGEPKNRYPDLTVIQPEHIELLAKRNTIRLTMPPPALVVEVVSPGELQWERDYVAKRAQYEDLGIPEYWIINPQDRTVLVLAQQGRGFDPVGTFAGEQRIESAQFADLTLTAAQLFAAGLPE
- a CDS encoding UPF0175 family protein codes for the protein MRINLNIPDEVAQCPTFSRSDWLREMAISLFEQERVTLGIASQIAGIHLMEFQRIIGSRGVCAHYDAEEFVNDIENLRSRGWL
- a CDS encoding DUF3368 domain-containing protein, whose amino-acid sequence is MTIVSDASSLGSLALIDCLWLLEALYGTVVISDVVARELATAKNARIQAVLSVSWVKVRVPTESAIATIQQQGQQLDLGETQTLALALQLNADELLINERRGRQVAQALGLSAIGIVGIVIVAKQRALIPSVRRVMDALVELAGFRISHQLYQKILKFVDEI